The DNA window NNNNNNNNNNNNNNNNNNNNNNNNNNNNNNNNNNNNNNNNNNNNNNNNNNNNNNNNNNNNNNNNNNNNNNNNNNNNNNNNNNNNNNNNNNNNNNNNNNNNNNNNNNTCTCATGAACATCTATTTATTTTTAGAAAACCTCAGAAAAATGAAAAACTAAACCTTATGGGAACAGCATGTTCTGGCATAAATAATTATGATTAGAACTGGAGATTACTTAGGAAAAGGAAAGAATAGAAAAAAATAATAGAGGTCATCCCCTTATCAAACGGATGGATACTAGTAAAAACTGAAAACTCTAAATCGGCTAAAGATTTTAAAGTAAGAACTATAACCGACCCCATTAAATTGAGATTCTATACACCAAAACATGCACATTTTGCCATAGATTTCTATAGAAAACTCTGTAACAATCCACAAAAGGCTGAAAGGGTGTTTAAGGCCATCATTGAAGTGTGGCATGGAACTGAAGTAAAAACGATTTTGAATAAATATTACAAGGAAACGAAAGGTTTGGTAGGATATGATTTAGATTATATTCTTTATGATGCTTTAAAATGGATTTTAGAACAAGAAGATATCAACTTTCAAGGAAGACCGGAAAAACTCCAACAAAAGCTCGATCAAAAATTAAAATTGGTAAATGTAACAGTACCAAAAAACAGAGAGGGAAGTCAATTAGCAATTTCTCTATTCTGTGATATTCTAAAAGGGGTAAACCCTGTAGAGGCCTTACTTTCTGCTAATTTAGATATAGTTCCTAAATTTAGAAAATAAATTGAGTAAGTTTGCTGAATTTTCGCTCAGATTTAATTTAAATTTTTCTATCACTCAACTTGGATTGATGAGGTGCAAAATACTTAAGAGAAAATAAAGATATTTTTAATACCTTAATTTTTATCTCTCAACATTCACTATGGAGAAGAAAAGAGTATATTTTATAAAATCGATACTCTGGGTTTATACAGATTTTCCCTAAGAATAACAACGGCTTATTATAAAGTTCTCTTGATTTACTTACCAGGTTAATCCCTTTACTGTTTTTTATTTTGGTGCAAACATAACACAATCGAGTACAAAGATAATTTAGAGATAAAGATACCCTTAAAATTGAGGGACAAAATCATTAGGTATTTTTAAAATTACAGTATTCATCTAGAACTTAACATTTAAAACAATTTAATCCACCACTGCTGCCCCCATAGAAACACCTACTTAAATTAAGCTAGTATTCGCCGCATATAGCCTTATAGGGACAAGACCTGCAAAGGAATGACTTCGAATCAGGTTCAAAAGGAATACTCTCATCATAAATTTCATTTAAAATACTCCCTAAAATCTCATCTATTTTATAAATACTCAAAACACCCGTTTCATTTTCTTTTTGCTCTATCTTAAAATCTATTACATCTCCTGTAGCAAAAATATAGTAGGCTCCCTCCCTTACATCAAGACCAAGTGCCTTGCTTATCATAAGAGCATAAAGAGGAACCTGCATACTTCTTAAATTTTCCCTTATTTCCCTTCTTGTTAAACTTTTTATTGTCCTAGGCCTCCCAAAATAGCTCTTTGAAATCTTGTAATCAATAATTCTATAAAAATCCTTAACCTTATCCACCCTATCAATAACTCCCTTTATTTTAACTTTAAAATTCCTTAACTCCTTTTCAAAATCAACTCTTAACTCAAGAAACTCCAGAATCCCACTATCTTTAATAGCAATTTTATCAATAAACTTTTCAGCCTTAAACTTAAGATAACTTTTTCTTAACCACAAGATCTCTCTTTCTTTACCAAACCTCTCATCAAACTTTTGTGAAAAAAATTCTAAAAAAAGTTTTTTTAACCTACTATTCCACTCAATTTTTTCACTCAAAAAATTTTCCCTATAAAAACTTTCAACTAACTCATGAAGGAAGACTCCAAACGCTTTACTTTCTATATCCTCTTTTATATCCTCAGGCTCCCTGTTTCCTATAACCGAAAGCTCATAAAACCTAAAGGGACAATTTATATACTCATCTATCTCTGTCACACTAAAACCCTCCTCTGCCTTTTTATAAAGCAACTCCATAATCTTTTCACACTTTTCAACTATCTTTCTTTTCTCCTTTTTTAAAAGTATACTGTAAGTAAAAGTAGGGATCTCGTCATATAAAACTCTTTTTTCCTTTTTCTCTTTTTCCCAAAGAAGCCTTTGCAAAAATCTTGACTCTGTAAAGTCTTCATCACCCTCAGAACTATAAAAAATAAGATAAACATATGGAGTATTCTCTGTAATCTGATAAAAATAATAACTATAAATAGACTCATACTCTTTATAGGAAGGAAGACCCAAAATTTTTCGCAGACTCTCTGGTAACAAAGGATCATACTTATAACTTTTTGGATATATACCTTCAATGAGATCAAGAAAGAAAACATGTTTAAAGGGAATAAGACGAGCCTCAAGAACACCAAGTATCTGAATTCCTTTTAGTGGATCACCAGTTAACGGTATCTCATAGTCCTCTAAATAAAACAAAACAATCTCTTTTATACTATCCATTCCCAACCTCTCATCAACTATTTCTAATTCTCTCAAACTATCTATTAAGGCATAGGTCTCACCTAAAATTATCCTAGAAAGAACATTTTCATCAGATTCCACCTTACTAAAAAGCAGGGAAATTATTTCGCTAAACTCCTCAATAAATTCTCTTAAAGTGTGTATTTTTGTAAATAATTTACGGATAATTGATAAAAAGGGCTTTGATAACCTACTGTCAAAAATATCATAATACGAAAAGAAGATTTTGCCCTTTTCTCTATTTAAATCTTTTAGTTTTTCCTCTAAATTTTGAACATCCTCGTGGAAAAAAGATATTAAAAAGGGGTGATAAAGTAAGTTAAGCAAAGAATTATAATAAATTCTATCTTCTTTAACACTAAGTTTTGCTTCAAAGTAATTTTTTAGGAATGAAAAAAAGGGAGTAAGTTTAAAGGGATAACCCATAGTAACATTAAATTCAGTTTTTAAGTCAGTACATATTTCGCCCAGAATCACGTCAAGTCTTGAAGGATTAGGTACTATTATTCCTATTTCCGACTTTTCCCCTAAATCCCCTATTTCCTTTAACTTCTCTCTTATAAAAATTGATTGGGAATAAAAATCCTTCACCCTTATAAAATAAAAGTTATTTTCTTTAGGTTCAGATTCAACAGTCACACTTAATAAGTTATTTCTTCTAACAAAATCATAAATAGCTTCACTTTCTCTTGTAATCAAAAAGAAAATCTTGGAAGGATAGCTTTTCAGAATTTTTAAAATAAAGTGCTCCTCAAGTGGTAAAAGCGCATAAAAACCTGCAAATATTATCTTTTCATAAGGCAATTCAAAATTAATTTCTTTAAGTCTTTTAAATAAGAGCGCTTTGTCAATTTTTCTTCTTTTATATAATTCCTCGTAATACTCATCCTTGACTCCATCTAAAACATCAAAAAAACCTTTCATTTCATCCTTAATTTCCGTATAATCCTTTAGAATCTTCAATTTACTAAAATCAACATCGTTCATAATAAGCTCATTAATAGCTTTTAAAATCTTTAAACCCCAGGCAAAAAATTCCCTAAAAGTATCTCCAAATACTCTTACTCCTTTCTTATCTAAGATTTTCTTTAAAATATAAGTGGCGTCTAAACTGTTAATGAAAGTAACATGTTCTTTCTCACTTAGTATCTTAAAAGCAAACTCCTCAAAAGAAAATATAGAAGGTAAAATAAAAGAGGCTTTTAATTTTTCATAGAGTATTTTTCTTAAATAATAGGCGGGTCTTTTGTTCGGAAATATAACTGCTACTCTTGAAAAATCCTTACCAAAACTTAATATCTCTTCGCATACCCTTTCTAAAAGGTTATTAGGAGACTTATATAAGTAAACTTTAACTTCAAAACTCATAAACCTCCTCTCTGTCTAAATATACAAGATAACCCTTAACTTTCTTACCAAATATTTTTTGTGCAATATTTATATAACGTTTTATTTGATCAAAGTGAGATTCAGATAATTCTTCACCTGTTTTAAACTCAACTACCTTTGGAATATCGTCCAGAATAAGTCGATCAAACCGAAAAACCTCCCCGTTATCATCCATAACCTCAAGCTCAGTCTCAACCTCACTATCTATGAAAAAAAACTCCCTTAAAAAAGACTTTTTTAACTTAGTTTCAAAATAATCCATCTTTTCGAGCAATTTTTCATCATAACATCTATAACTTTTCCAGAAAATTTCCGCCCTTTCAAAACTCTCTTTTAAAATTTCCTTAAAATTTTCTTCTTTTAAATTCTTTATATTTGAAAGAACTAAGTGAATCCACTCTCCCCTTATAACTTCATCATGCTTTTTTACCATGCTCTCAACTTCACCCTTTATAAATGAATTTTTATATAAATCTTTAACAGAAATGGGACTCTCTCTTTCCCATCTAATTAGGTTATAAACTGAGCTATCTTTCTTCTCACAAACTCTCTTTTCACCGAAAATATAAAGATCTTTATTTCCAAAATGTTTTCTAAGGTAATTCATGATAAAATAACTGTAAGATTTTTTGGGTCCCTTTCCTAAAACAAGGTAAATTTCCTCCCTTGCTCTAGTCAAAAGAACATAAAGTAGATTTAATTCCTGAATTATATTGAAAACATCATTATGTAACTTTACATCACCCTTAGCTTCCCCCTTTAGATAAACTTCCTGTTTGTCTAAGGATTTATCATTAACTACAAATTTACTTCTTTCTCTAAAACTTGTAAGTGGTGCAAAAAGAGAAATAACCACATCAAATTCAAGCCCCTTTGCCTTATGTAAGGTCAAAACTTTAATTGCGTTTTTTGAAGATGGTGAAAAATTATACTCTGCTTTTTCGAACTTTCTAATAAATTCATAAATAGAAACATTTTCAATTTCTTTTGTTACTACCTTCAAAAGAGATAGAAGATGAAAGAAATCTTCTCTGAATTTTTTTGATATATTAAAAAAATAATCAAATTCCAAGAGTAAATAATAGAGAGAATAATTTTTTTGTAGATTTTTAAAGTATTTATAGGTATGATCAAAATTTGGAAAAATTTTACAGAAATTAGATAAGTCCTTTGTATCTGAAAGAATAAATCTTTTAACTTCTTCCTCATTCAAATGAAAAATTTTTGTAAAGTATTCTGTTTGCAGCAAATTCAGAAAACTGTGTGTATCCTTCTCATTTATTAAAATCTTTAAAAAGTAAAAAATTGTTTTTAAAAGAGGTAAATTTTCAACTCCTATACTGTAAGACGTAAATACTGGATAACCTTTTGAAAGTAAGTAATTTACAACTCTTTGACAGTCCAAATTCAGCCTTTCAAGTATCGCAACTTCACCTAAATCTCGATTTCTTTTATTTAAAAGATCATCTAAAATTACTTCAAGATAACTCAAAATTTCTTCCTCTGCTTTAATTTTAGTTTCCTCAATTACCTTAAACTCTATGTAACCCTTATAGGGCTTTGATTCATCATAAACTTGCTTTACGTTCCTATAAACTTTGACTACCTCATCAAAATATCTCAAATAATTATTACTTTTACCTTCTGATAATAATTTGAAATACTCACGCAGATTATCAATATCAAAAAGATTATTAACAAATTCTACGATTACTCTACCACTTCTTCTATTTTTATCTAGATATTCAAAATCAAATTCATTTTCTTCTATTTTTCCTTCAAAATCACTATGAACAATTTCAAAGAGTTCCCATCTTGTACCTCTCCATCTATATATTGACTGTTTTGGATCACCAACATAAAAAAAGGTTCCCTTGTTTCCCTCAGAGTCGCAGCTAGAGAGTGCATTTTCAACAAGAGGTTTTAAATTCATCCATTGTATCAAACTTGTATCCTGAAATTCATCAATTAAAAAGTGGTAAAATTTTTCTCCAAGTTTAAAAAATAAGTATGGGACCTCTGATTTTAAAACATATTCGTATAAGAGATTTGAAATATCAGAAAGAAAAATAAAGTTATCTCTTTTCTTAATAGTCTCCAGTTGAGATTTTAAAGCAGAAAAAAATTCCCTGTGAGTCTTAGGATTAAAATCATAATTTGGTAACAAAACACTTTCATTTTCTAAAAAATCTCTAAAATGCTCTTCAATTCCTCTATAGGGATCTAAGGATTCTGAGGATTCTGACAGGTATTTCAAAAAATTCGTGATATTGTCTTTTAATTTATCGCATAAACTGGCTTTAGCTAAAAACTCATCTATTGCCTCCTTTGCCTTTTTCTCCATGTTTTCTTCAATTTCAGGTTCAGGGGGTAAAGAAAGATCAAGAGCTGAACTTTTTAAAAGTGAGTACAAAAAGGCATCTATTGTCTTTACTGAAAAATCAGAAAAATTTTTTATAATCCCATCTTCACCATCAATTACATTAAAAATAAAATCATCACCACTAAAAGCTAGCTCTTTTAAACATCCCAAAATTCTCCTTTTCATCTCCTCACTTGCGTTATTTGTAAAAGTTATAGCTAATATCCTGTTAAACTTCACTCCACTTTTTATAAGTTCAATATACCTATCAACTATGCTTCTTGTTTTTCCTCCTCCTGCAGAAGCCTCTACTCTTATAAATCTTTTCATCTTAAAATTTTAAAAACTTTAATAACTTCTCTCAAATCTATTTTTTTTAAACATTCATAGGTTCCAAATTCACATACTCTTTTAAAGCAGGGGGAGCATGATATCCTTTTATAGAAAATAAATACATTTTTGCCAAGCGGTCTAGTCCAAAGTGGTGATGTTGAACCAAAAAAAACAAAAACCTTTTTTCCTAAAGCTGAAGCAATATGAGCAACACCAGAATCGTTACTAAAGACATATCTAGATTCAGAAACAATCCTAAGAATATCACCTAAATTTGTTTTCCCTCTTAAATCAATAACTCCTTTGGGATAATCCTCATTTTTTCTTTTGCCAACGATAATAACTTCAAATCCCTCTTTCAAAAGAAATTTAGCAAGATCTTTAAAAAAGGGCCATTCTTTAGTTTTACCATAACTTGCCTCAGGAGCAATTATAACTAAGTCATCTTTTTCATTCACCTCAATCTTTTCAAAATCAGGATTAAAATTATAAAAATTTTTTTCAAGACCAATAAGTCTTAGAAAACTCTTTAAAAGATGTTCTCTTTTAATATAAAAACCTGAAACTTTATGTGTCAAAAGAGTTCCCCTATTATCACTATCTATGCCTATTCTTAAGCTTATTCCCGCTAAAAAAGGGAAAAAAGCTGAGGAAAAGGAAAAGGGAAGTATAAATATTTTTTCAAATCCTCTATTCTTGAAAACTTTTAAAATCCTAAAATAATCCAAATAATTTTTAAATCCACAAAAATTGTAATCGTAAAAAATATCCTTAAGGTGCTCTTTACCTATTATGAAAATTTCGCCATTAAATTTTTCCTTTAAAGCTTTAACAAATCCTCTAGAAATTACGGCATCACCAACCCAATTTGGAATTCTTACTAATATCAATTTATAAACTTAGGGGCAAAAAGAAATAAAACCGAGAACCCTTACCAAGTTCAGACTCTACAAAAATTTCAGAACCGTGAGCTTCTATGATTTCTTTTGCAATAGCTAAACCTAACCCCATACCAGTTTTTTTTGTCCTCGCATTTTTACCCTGAAAGTAAGGTTTAAAAATATATGGTAATTCTTCCCTACTTATTCCAGGACCCGTATCAACCACAGAAATTTTAATCCTATTATCTATTCTCTCCATTTCGATACTGACTCTTCCACCAGCGCCAGTGAAATTTAGAGCATTTATTACAAGATTTGTAATTGCTGTCCTTAACGCCTCTGGATCTCCAATCACTGTGCTTGGAAAAGTTGGAATATTCACGGTAAAATTAATTTCTTTCTCCTGTGCAGTTGCCAGATTTTCTTCATAAATCTCAAAAATTAACTCACTTAGATCAAAAATCTTAAATTCAAGAGAAGACTGGTAAATTCCACCTTTTGTAGCAGAAACAAACTTATTTACAAGTACCTCAAGACGAGAAACTGCTCTCAGAACTTTTTCTAAATAATCAAGCTTTTTAAAATCATTTTCATTTTTCAAAAGCAAGTTAACATAACCCTTAATTATTGAAAGAGGAGAAAAAATCTCATGAGTTATCTTAGAAAGAAAAGAAAGTCTATATTCTTCTAAGATTTTTTTCTCTTTTAAAAGCCTAGACATATCAGCAAGTTTATCCCTAAACTCTACTGCAAACTGCTTGATATCATCATCCTTTTTCAAAACAATAGCAGGAATTTCTTTTTCATGATCCATTTTCAAAATCCAATTCAAAAAGGATAAAAATCTTCTTATTTCATAACATAAAAGATAAGAAGAAAAGAGAAAAAAAAAGAGAAAGAAAAAGAACAGTTTATTGTAAAGAATTGATATAATTGAAAATATGAAAGAAAAAAAACAAACAGAAATTAAAAGAAAAAATCTGAAAATAAATCTTTTTCTAAACTTTAGAAGTTTCACCCTCTTTTACTTTTAAAGCTACATTCTTAAAAAGCAAAAAACCAGGTTCTCTATCAAGTTCAAAAACATAAGGAATTTGAAATTTCTCAAAGGCTCTCTCAGGATGTGGCATCATACCTAAAATTCTTCCCTCATAATCTGTTATACCAGCTATAGAATTCAAAGATCCGTTCGGATTAAAGGGGTACTCTTTTGCAGGGCTGCCCTCTTTATCAACATACCTAAAAGCTACCATTTTGTTTTTTTCAATATACTCAATAACACTTTCATCTGCATAGAACCTTCCTTCACCATGAGCTATAGGAAACGGGTTAATCCCTTCAAGTCCCCTAACAAATATACTTTCTCCCTCGCCCTTTAAAAAAACCCATCTATCCTCAAATTCGCCATTTTCATTTCTTAAAAGATAAGCCCTCACCTTTCCATCAAAAAATGGTAATATTCCAGCTCTCAAAAGAACTTGAAAACCATTACATATCCCTATTATGTAACCACCCTCTTCGTAAAACTTTTTTATAGCTGCCCAAAGTTTCTCCCTTATATAATAAGCCAATACCTTCC is part of the Candidatus Hydrothermales bacterium genome and encodes:
- a CDS encoding PD-(D/E)XK nuclease family protein; this translates as MSFEVKVYLYKSPNNLLERVCEEILSFGKDFSRVAVIFPNKRPAYYLRKILYEKLKASFILPSIFSFEEFAFKILSEKEHVTFINSLDATYILKKILDKKGVRVFGDTFREFFAWGLKILKAINELIMNDVDFSKLKILKDYTEIKDEMKGFFDVLDGVKDEYYEELYKRRKIDKALLFKRLKEINFELPYEKIIFAGFYALLPLEEHFILKILKSYPSKIFFLITRESEAIYDFVRRNNLLSVTVESEPKENNFYFIRVKDFYSQSIFIREKLKEIGDLGEKSEIGIIVPNPSRLDVILGEICTDLKTEFNVTMGYPFKLTPFFSFLKNYFEAKLSVKEDRIYYNSLLNLLYHPFLISFFHEDVQNLEEKLKDLNREKGKIFFSYYDIFDSRLSKPFLSIIRKLFTKIHTLREFIEEFSEIISLLFSKVESDENVLSRIILGETYALIDSLRELEIVDERLGMDSIKEIVLFYLEDYEIPLTGDPLKGIQILGVLEARLIPFKHVFFLDLIEGIYPKSYKYDPLLPESLRKILGLPSYKEYESIYSYYFYQITENTPYVYLIFYSSEGDEDFTESRFLQRLLWEKEKKEKRVLYDEIPTFTYSILLKKEKRKIVEKCEKIMELLYKKAEEGFSVTEIDEYINCPFRFYELSVIGNREPEDIKEDIESKAFGVFLHELVESFYRENFLSEKIEWNSRLKKLFLEFFSQKFDERFGKEREILWLRKSYLKFKAEKFIDKIAIKDSGILEFLELRVDFEKELRNFKVKIKGVIDRVDKVKDFYRIIDYKISKSYFGRPRTIKSLTRREIRENLRSMQVPLYALMISKALGLDVREGAYYIFATGDVIDFKIEQKENETGVLSIYKIDEILGSILNEIYDESIPFEPDSKSFLCRSCPYKAICGEY
- a CDS encoding UvrD-helicase domain-containing protein; this translates as MKRFIRVEASAGGGKTRSIVDRYIELIKSGVKFNRILAITFTNNASEEMKRRILGCLKELAFSGDDFIFNVIDGEDGIIKNFSDFSVKTIDAFLYSLLKSSALDLSLPPEPEIEENMEKKAKEAIDEFLAKASLCDKLKDNITNFLKYLSESSESLDPYRGIEEHFRDFLENESVLLPNYDFNPKTHREFFSALKSQLETIKKRDNFIFLSDISNLLYEYVLKSEVPYLFFKLGEKFYHFLIDEFQDTSLIQWMNLKPLVENALSSCDSEGNKGTFFYVGDPKQSIYRWRGTRWELFEIVHSDFEGKIEENEFDFEYLDKNRRSGRVIVEFVNNLFDIDNLREYFKLLSEGKSNNYLRYFDEVVKVYRNVKQVYDESKPYKGYIEFKVIEETKIKAEEEILSYLEVILDDLLNKRNRDLGEVAILERLNLDCQRVVNYLLSKGYPVFTSYSIGVENLPLLKTIFYFLKILINEKDTHSFLNLLQTEYFTKIFHLNEEEVKRFILSDTKDLSNFCKIFPNFDHTYKYFKNLQKNYSLYYLLLEFDYFFNISKKFREDFFHLLSLLKVVTKEIENVSIYEFIRKFEKAEYNFSPSSKNAIKVLTLHKAKGLEFDVVISLFAPLTSFRERSKFVVNDKSLDKQEVYLKGEAKGDVKLHNDVFNIIQELNLLYVLLTRAREEIYLVLGKGPKKSYSYFIMNYLRKHFGNKDLYIFGEKRVCEKKDSSVYNLIRWERESPISVKDLYKNSFIKGEVESMVKKHDEVIRGEWIHLVLSNIKNLKEENFKEILKESFERAEIFWKSYRCYDEKLLEKMDYFETKLKKSFLREFFFIDSEVETELEVMDDNGEVFRFDRLILDDIPKVVEFKTGEELSESHFDQIKRYINIAQKIFGKKVKGYLVYLDREEVYEF
- a CDS encoding glycosyltransferase family 9 protein produces the protein MILVRIPNWVGDAVISRGFVKALKEKFNGEIFIIGKEHLKDIFYDYNFCGFKNYLDYFRILKVFKNRGFEKIFILPFSFSSAFFPFLAGISLRIGIDSDNRGTLLTHKVSGFYIKREHLLKSFLRLIGLEKNFYNFNPDFEKIEVNEKDDLVIIAPEASYGKTKEWPFFKDLAKFLLKEGFEVIIVGKRKNEDYPKGVIDLRGKTNLGDILRIVSESRYVFSNDSGVAHIASALGKKVFVFFGSTSPLWTRPLGKNVFIFYKRISCSPCFKRVCEFGTYECLKKIDLREVIKVFKILR
- a CDS encoding HAMP domain-containing sensor histidine kinase, with amino-acid sequence MDHEKEIPAIVLKKDDDIKQFAVEFRDKLADMSRLLKEKKILEEYRLSFLSKITHEIFSPLSIIKGYVNLLLKNENDFKKLDYLEKVLRAVSRLEVLVNKFVSATKGGIYQSSLEFKIFDLSELIFEIYEENLATAQEKEINFTVNIPTFPSTVIGDPEALRTAITNLVINALNFTGAGGRVSIEMERIDNRIKISVVDTGPGISREELPYIFKPYFQGKNARTKKTGMGLGLAIAKEIIEAHGSEIFVESELGKGSRFYFFLPLSL
- the purQ gene encoding phosphoribosylformylglycinamidine synthase I translates to MDAYVIFAPGTNCEEETLYALRKIGLRADILLLKKWLANPSIILKSRLLVFPGGFSFGDYIKAGKVLAYYIREKLWAAIKKFYEEGGYIIGICNGFQVLLRAGILPFFDGKVRAYLLRNENGEFEDRWVFLKGEGESIFVRGLEGINPFPIAHGEGRFYADESVIEYIEKNKMVAFRYVDKEGSPAKEYPFNPNGSLNSIAGITDYEGRILGMMPHPERAFEKFQIPYVFELDREPGFLLFKNVALKVKEGETSKV